One genomic window of Kaistia geumhonensis includes the following:
- a CDS encoding efflux RND transporter periplasmic adaptor subunit yields the protein MALTSIIRVAVTLVAVVAAGLCGWWLWTLYTFSPWTRDARVLATVVSVAPDVSGPITTFNVTDNQKVAKGDVLFVIDQQRFALAVQQAEATVADRQSALKLAEDDARRDAEVMASDPSAISGATAENSQAKADQAAADLRIAEAELATAKLNLERSTVRSRVNGYVTNLTAGSGDYAIAGTSVLALVDSDSFYVYAYFMETKLPEIRIGSRAEIRLMAGGVRLGGTVQGFSRAIANPTASGGLLATVDPNFEWIRLAQRIPVRIALDDVPPDVELISGLSATVVVPPSAPGR from the coding sequence ATGGCTCTGACCTCGATCATCCGCGTGGCGGTCACGCTCGTCGCCGTCGTCGCCGCCGGCCTTTGCGGCTGGTGGCTGTGGACGCTCTACACCTTCTCGCCCTGGACGCGGGATGCGCGCGTTCTCGCGACCGTCGTCTCCGTCGCGCCGGACGTTTCGGGACCGATCACGACCTTCAACGTCACGGACAACCAGAAGGTCGCCAAGGGTGACGTGCTGTTCGTGATCGACCAGCAGCGTTTCGCGCTGGCGGTGCAGCAGGCCGAGGCGACGGTGGCCGACCGCCAGTCGGCGCTGAAGCTCGCCGAAGACGACGCGCGCCGCGATGCCGAAGTAATGGCCAGCGATCCGAGTGCCATCTCCGGCGCGACCGCCGAGAACTCGCAGGCCAAGGCCGATCAGGCGGCGGCGGATCTGCGCATCGCCGAGGCGGAACTGGCGACGGCGAAGCTGAACCTCGAGCGCAGCACGGTGCGTTCACGCGTCAACGGATATGTCACGAACCTGACGGCCGGCTCCGGCGACTATGCGATCGCTGGGACGAGCGTGCTGGCGCTGGTCGATAGCGACAGCTTCTATGTCTATGCCTATTTCATGGAAACGAAGCTGCCGGAGATCAGGATCGGCAGCCGGGCCGAGATCCGCCTGATGGCGGGGGGCGTCAGGCTCGGCGGGACGGTCCAGGGTTTCAGCCGCGCGATCGCCAATCCGACCGCCTCGGGTGGCCTGCTGGCGACTGTCGACCCGAACTTCGAGTGGATCCGCCTCGCGCAGCGCATCCCGGTTCGCATCGCCCTCGACGACGTTCCGCCTGACGTGGAGCTGATCAGCGGTCTTTCGGCGACCGTGGTCGTACCGCCGAGCGCGCCGGGACGCTGA
- a CDS encoding DUF1656 domain-containing protein has product MQAPGLGLFPDTVLFGFYLPPVMLWAVLALVPFLILRVVLQRFGLYRFVWHRALFNVALYVLLLGGIVYLGVPAWL; this is encoded by the coding sequence ATGCAGGCGCCCGGCCTCGGCCTCTTTCCCGACACGGTCCTGTTCGGCTTCTATCTTCCGCCGGTCATGCTCTGGGCGGTGCTCGCGCTCGTCCCGTTCCTGATCCTCCGGGTGGTGCTGCAGCGCTTCGGCCTCTACCGCTTCGTCTGGCATCGCGCCCTGTTCAACGTCGCGCTCTACGTTCTCCTTCTGGGCGGCATCGTCTATCTCGGAGTTCCGGCATGGCTCTGA